In the genome of Campylobacteraceae bacterium, one region contains:
- a CDS encoding ABC transporter permease has product MHVSKNLKVTFVFCFLAFISFVFSDFSISSLEPMLELKKFSLALFEIDLSTLPGLFPAILRTVCIAVLALFFSSFFGFILALFYENTFLRTLLSFIRAIHELFWALIFLQIFGLNVLTALLALILPFSAIFAKVYFEILEEHDVFDKQLRGKNKLSYYFYSKIPDAFSHLLSYTLYRFECALRSSAILGFVGITTLGYYLSSSFNQAYYNEVWLLLLMFYALIASIKLWFNKYSFIFLFFFSFYYLDDFGSLSLENLWRFISIDIIPYPIKASLSLEEGSLWFYRFFSNEILPGLFNTILLTQVALVLTGTMTLLVFPFISYKFSNIYVRFLSHIVLIIFRSSPEYILAYLFLQIFGPSFLPAALALMLHNGSIIAFLLGKQANALEYRMDFSKQKVSLYAYETLPRLYSSFLSFLFYRWEIIMRESAILGMLGIATLGFFIDSAIADFRLDKMMMLLVLTAFLNILIDNISKRVSTYLKSDTKIKTCS; this is encoded by the coding sequence ATGCATGTGAGTAAGAATTTAAAAGTAACTTTTGTTTTTTGTTTTTTGGCTTTTATCTCTTTTGTATTTTCTGATTTTTCCATTTCTTCATTAGAACCAATGTTAGAACTTAAGAAGTTCTCACTTGCTCTATTTGAAATAGATCTCTCTACTCTTCCTGGCTTATTTCCAGCTATTCTAAGAACAGTTTGTATTGCTGTTTTGGCTTTATTCTTTTCCTCTTTTTTTGGTTTTATTTTGGCTTTGTTTTATGAAAATACATTTTTACGTACTTTGTTATCTTTTATACGAGCAATTCATGAGCTATTTTGGGCTCTTATTTTTCTTCAAATTTTTGGACTCAACGTATTAACCGCACTCCTAGCACTTATTTTACCTTTTTCTGCAATATTTGCAAAAGTATATTTTGAAATTTTAGAAGAGCATGATGTATTTGATAAACAGTTACGAGGAAAGAATAAACTTTCTTATTATTTTTATTCTAAAATTCCAGATGCTTTTTCACATTTATTGTCTTATACTTTATACCGTTTTGAATGTGCTTTGCGATCCTCTGCTATTTTAGGTTTTGTAGGTATTACTACCTTGGGCTATTATTTATCTTCTTCTTTTAATCAAGCTTATTATAATGAAGTTTGGCTCTTACTTCTCATGTTTTATGCGCTAATTGCTAGTATTAAATTATGGTTTAATAAATACAGTTTTATTTTTCTTTTCTTCTTTTCTTTTTATTATTTGGATGATTTTGGTTCTTTATCTTTAGAAAATTTATGGAGGTTTATAAGCATTGATATTATTCCTTATCCTATTAAAGCATCGCTTTCTTTAGAAGAAGGAAGTTTATGGTTTTATAGGTTTTTTAGCAATGAAATACTGCCTGGTTTGTTTAATACTATTTTATTAACACAAGTTGCTTTGGTTTTAACAGGGACAATGACTTTACTTGTTTTTCCTTTTATTTCTTATAAGTTTAGTAATATTTATGTTAGGTTTTTGTCTCATATTGTATTGATTATTTTTAGAAGCTCCCCTGAGTATATTTTGGCATATTTGTTCTTACAGATATTTGGTCCTTCCTTTTTACCAGCTGCGCTTGCTCTTATGCTTCATAATGGTTCCATTATTGCTTTTTTATTAGGAAAACAAGCCAATGCCTTAGAATATAGAATGGACTTTTCTAAACAAAAGGTTTCTTTATATGCTTATGAAACCTTACCAAGACTCTATTCTTCTTTTTTATCGTTTTTATTTTACCGTTGGGAGATTATAATGAGAGAAAGTGCCATTTTAGGGATGTTAGGTATTGCTACTTTGGGTTTTTTTATTGACTCTGCTATTGCAGATTTTAGATTAGATAAGATGATGATGTTATTAGTACTTACTGCTTTTTTAAATATCTTAATTGATAATATTTCTAAAAGGGTAAGTACTTATTTAAAAAGTGATACTAAAATTAAAACATGTTCTTAA
- a CDS encoding response regulator produces the protein MNRNLNILNQFNILYIEDDKSLLKHTKDILDDFAKEVYAVNTSLEALEIINYYTVDIIICDILLENENGIDFLKDLQENKKIFIPSILATAHTDTKYLLEAIKLKIDHYIVKPINVKELLNTLHDILLPQIQEKELRKNINVIKTISAITDSKQVEIIKYMIANLDDKNQLFTSYSEIMEKISVSKPTLIKLFKDLSAKNILNKTAHKTYFFDEEALNSLER, from the coding sequence ATGAATAGAAATTTAAACATATTAAATCAATTTAATATTTTATATATAGAAGATGATAAAAGTTTATTAAAACACACAAAAGATATTTTAGATGATTTTGCAAAAGAAGTATATGCCGTTAATACGTCCCTTGAAGCACTAGAGATAATTAATTATTATACTGTAGATATTATTATTTGTGATATTCTTTTAGAAAATGAAAATGGTATTGATTTTTTAAAAGATTTACAAGAAAACAAAAAAATATTTATACCTTCAATTTTGGCAACAGCACATACAGATACGAAGTACTTATTAGAAGCCATTAAACTAAAAATTGATCATTACATTGTAAAACCCATTAATGTAAAAGAGTTATTAAATACCTTACATGATATTTTATTACCACAAATTCAAGAAAAAGAACTCAGAAAAAACATTAATGTAATAAAAACCATTTCAGCAATTACCGATTCAAAACAAGTAGAAATCATTAAATATATGATTGCTAACTTGGATGATAAAAATCAGCTTTTTACTTCTTATTCTGAAATTATGGAAAAAATATCTGTTTCCAAACCAACCTTGATCAAATTATTTAAAGATTTATCTGCTAAAAATATTTTAAATAAAACAGCACACAAAACATATTTTTTTGATGAAGAAGCACTTAATTCTTTAGAAAGATGA
- a CDS encoding HAMP domain-containing histidine kinase: MQINKLFNFYEKIPFSYKTSFLIFVIAGGMFTIILLSQISMYALKNDFDFLFEKRTKPIIKLEIIKDTFAINIYDTLYDVQHKNITIAQSRDVIVLGQQLINKNWLSYKKTSLIKSEDSFFITELIKKLALNTRATHNEKLQHNIIKNIDRKIVLINQKINTIYILFSQKNKDEAILLIDKINFDINSINIYLTNLTNYDLNLAIDEKIQTQEVFNILSNILNISIFLVFLFCILLSIIIINNFRISHYILEAAIEDKTKELLKLNDTLANKVKTEVLNSRKKDIIMFQQAKLASLGEMISNIAHQWRQPLSSILMIVQSFQVKMSLGKLTQEYMDEKVNDAILLSQNMSNTLEDFQNYFKPNKEKSLFQISDCINHSLSLAKYILDQEKIVVSLIIKEELSTYGFYNELSHVLLNMISNSKDALKNKSNNKLIKIVLKCQNNFIVIKIYDNGGGIKQEALPHIFDPYYTTKYKSAGTGIGLYMSKQIIEKHMNGNIKCKNVYYNINKTIFEDCALFIIAIPIVKAKDE; the protein is encoded by the coding sequence ATGCAGATAAATAAGCTATTTAACTTTTATGAGAAAATACCCTTTTCTTATAAAACATCTTTTTTAATTTTTGTTATTGCGGGGGGAATGTTTACTATTATTCTTTTATCTCAGATATCCATGTATGCTTTAAAAAATGATTTCGATTTTTTATTTGAAAAAAGAACCAAACCCATTATAAAACTAGAAATAATTAAAGATACTTTTGCTATTAACATTTATGATACCTTATACGATGTACAGCACAAGAATATCACCATTGCTCAATCAAGAGACGTTATTGTATTAGGACAACAGCTTATTAATAAGAATTGGTTATCTTATAAAAAAACATCCTTAATCAAAAGTGAAGACTCCTTTTTTATAACTGAGCTGATTAAAAAACTTGCACTTAATACAAGAGCAACACATAATGAAAAACTACAACACAATATCATTAAAAATATTGATAGGAAAATTGTACTAATTAATCAAAAAATAAATACTATTTATATTTTATTTTCACAAAAAAATAAAGATGAAGCTATATTATTAATTGATAAAATTAACTTTGATATAAATTCTATTAATATTTATTTGACCAATTTAACCAATTATGATTTAAATTTAGCCATTGATGAAAAAATACAAACACAAGAAGTATTTAATATACTAAGTAATATTCTAAATATATCCATTTTTTTGGTTTTTTTATTCTGCATTTTACTCTCAATAATAATTATTAATAATTTTAGAATCTCACACTATATATTAGAAGCAGCCATAGAAGATAAAACAAAAGAGTTACTAAAACTAAATGATACCTTGGCCAATAAAGTTAAAACAGAAGTACTTAACTCAAGAAAAAAAGACATTATTATGTTTCAACAAGCAAAACTAGCTTCTTTAGGAGAAATGATTTCTAATATTGCACATCAATGGAGACAACCACTAAGTTCTATTTTAATGATTGTTCAATCCTTTCAAGTAAAAATGTCTTTAGGTAAACTCACGCAAGAGTATATGGATGAAAAAGTAAACGATGCCATACTATTGTCACAAAACATGTCAAATACCCTAGAAGACTTCCAAAACTACTTTAAACCCAATAAAGAAAAGTCTTTATTTCAAATTTCAGACTGTATTAATCACTCACTTAGTTTAGCAAAGTATATTTTAGATCAAGAAAAAATAGTAGTAAGTTTAATAATTAAAGAAGAATTATCTACTTATGGTTTTTACAATGAACTCTCACATGTACTTTTAAATATGATTTCTAACTCAAAAGATGCATTAAAAAACAAATCAAATAATAAATTAATCAAAATCGTATTAAAATGTCAAAACAATTTTATAGTAATAAAAATATACGATAATGGTGGAGGCATCAAACAAGAAGCTTTACCTCATATTTTTGATCCGTATTACACTACTAAATATAAAAGTGCAGGAACAGGAATAGGATTGTATATGTCAAAACAAATAATTGAAAAACATATGAATGGTAATATAAAGTGCAAAAATGTTTATTATAATATTAATAAAACTATTTTTGAAGACTGTGCACTTTTTATTATAGCCATTCCAATAGTAAAGGCAAAAGATGAATAG
- a CDS encoding ABC transporter substrate-binding protein, translating to MFKYLFIAIAFILLLYIGFRDKVYNNKIILFGASVPQTGIMKAWGSAVYTGASSYFFYVNDNNLLENKEIQLITYDDKYEPELTKENLSRLIEEDHVFSLFGFVGTPTVKSILPILEKENIPFIAPFTGASFLRDTYKANIVNYRASYKEEIENLIEYLYKKKKITKIAVFYQNDDYGEEGYVSLLEALEKRKLKLNSEGTYKRNTLSIKHAFYEIKKGKPEAIIMVGAYKANALFIKKAKKDPVFKDTIFCNISFGDANEMIKELNYESENLLFSSVVPYYGSANISVINEYKKLMFKYFPKQDLGFVSLESFLAAKAIVRALQNIKGSITRSSFLEQLKTLPKGFLEGLPNDYKDTQIQNNLYLYEYKNNSFKEIL from the coding sequence GTGTTTAAATATTTATTTATTGCTATTGCTTTTATCCTTTTACTTTATATTGGTTTTAGAGACAAGGTCTATAATAATAAAATCATTCTCTTTGGTGCATCTGTACCTCAAACAGGAATCATGAAAGCTTGGGGCTCTGCAGTATATACAGGTGCCAGTTCTTATTTTTTTTATGTCAATGATAATAATTTATTAGAAAACAAAGAAATACAACTTATTACCTATGACGATAAATATGAACCCGAACTTACAAAAGAAAATCTAAGCCGCTTAATTGAAGAAGATCATGTTTTTTCTTTATTTGGTTTTGTAGGCACCCCTACGGTTAAAAGCATTTTACCTATTTTGGAAAAAGAAAACATTCCTTTTATTGCGCCTTTTACAGGCGCTTCTTTTTTAAGAGATACGTATAAAGCTAATATTGTAAATTATCGCGCCTCCTATAAAGAAGAAATAGAAAATTTGATTGAGTATTTATACAAAAAAAAGAAAATCACTAAAATTGCTGTTTTTTATCAAAATGATGATTATGGAGAAGAAGGTTATGTTTCTTTATTGGAAGCTTTGGAGAAAAGAAAATTAAAACTTAATTCAGAAGGTACTTATAAAAGAAATACTTTATCCATTAAACATGCTTTTTATGAAATAAAAAAAGGAAAACCAGAGGCAATTATTATGGTTGGTGCCTATAAAGCAAATGCTTTGTTTATTAAAAAAGCAAAAAAAGATCCTGTTTTTAAAGATACCATCTTTTGTAATATATCTTTTGGTGATGCCAATGAAATGATAAAAGAATTAAACTACGAAAGTGAAAATTTACTTTTTTCTTCTGTTGTTCCTTATTATGGAAGTGCGAATATTTCAGTTATTAATGAATATAAAAAATTAATGTTTAAATATTTTCCAAAACAAGACTTGGGTTTTGTATCATTAGAGAGTTTTTTAGCAGCTAAAGCAATAGTTAGGGCCTTACAAAATATAAAAGGAAGCATAACACGAAGCAGTTTTTTAGAGCAATTAAAAACCCTACCCAAAGGTTTTTTAGAAGGTTTACCAAACGATTATAAAGACACACAGATTCAAAATAACCTCTACTTATACGAGTACAAAAATAATAGCTTCAAAGAGATACTCTAA
- a CDS encoding 4Fe-4S binding protein: MYEYVYYADKELDFPLSSNILVTNSNKEIEDEDFIVSNSKDIHAQHIAFEIDYYINHSKDKIAQKIKNIEKLYDISASRFDLSKEMLYSQDVANKVLLVCSDEEKREFLKKSLPDEFDLFHVPANIIKKITGHIGNLSVTVDDDGKNVEIQVDQIVWFDALQIALNQSGTQDPKESSIDDVLANLRENINFYEYKKYTIYDKTICQYDGRREEICSKCEDVCPTVAITKDDATKTLSFSQIDCKGCGGCISVCPSGALEYAPSGRDSIFEMAKFFKGHIPLILPQIMEIDTLDVDLKENVLPFVIDGEKFLHEGTLLTLLQESGSQVVFYTSILSKGTKDSISILNQIYQKKYGLDAVLLASTKDELKKALEEVQFVEGSRFTFNEDEGRKRELFAIRLSHIVGNEDLGEVTTGEHVHYGQVKVNADNCTLCLVCVGSCNVDALQADASDNTLRINPSLCTSCGYCEVSCPESDCLTIERDVIKLQPAWFKESILAQDELFACVECGVDFATVKSVEKIAAIMGPKFAHDPVKERSLYCCTDCKPKIMMQSFYDKNKGASHAKQ, from the coding sequence ATGTATGAATATGTTTATTATGCAGACAAAGAACTTGATTTTCCTCTCTCTTCTAATATTTTAGTAACTAATTCCAATAAAGAAATAGAAGATGAAGATTTTATTGTATCCAATTCAAAAGATATACATGCACAACACATAGCTTTCGAAATTGATTATTACATCAATCATTCAAAAGATAAAATTGCACAAAAAATTAAGAATATTGAAAAACTCTATGACATATCAGCTTCTCGTTTTGATTTATCAAAAGAGATGTTATATAGCCAAGATGTAGCTAATAAGGTTTTATTGGTTTGTAGTGATGAAGAAAAAAGGGAATTCTTAAAAAAATCCTTACCCGATGAATTTGATTTATTTCATGTTCCTGCAAATATTATTAAAAAAATAACAGGTCATATTGGAAACTTAAGTGTCACTGTTGATGATGATGGAAAAAATGTTGAAATACAAGTGGATCAAATTGTATGGTTTGATGCTTTACAAATTGCTTTAAATCAAAGTGGTACTCAAGATCCAAAGGAGAGCTCCATTGACGATGTTTTGGCAAATTTACGTGAAAATATAAATTTTTATGAATATAAAAAATACACTATTTATGATAAAACGATTTGTCAATACGATGGACGAAGAGAAGAAATATGCTCAAAGTGTGAAGATGTTTGTCCTACCGTTGCAATTACTAAAGACGATGCTACTAAAACCTTGAGTTTTTCACAAATTGATTGTAAAGGCTGTGGAGGTTGTATCTCTGTATGTCCTTCAGGCGCTTTGGAATATGCACCAAGTGGAAGAGATTCTATTTTCGAAATGGCAAAGTTTTTTAAAGGCCATATTCCTTTAATCTTACCTCAAATTATGGAAATAGATACCTTGGATGTTGATTTAAAAGAAAATGTTCTTCCTTTTGTAATTGATGGAGAAAAGTTTTTGCATGAAGGAACTCTTTTAACACTGTTACAAGAATCAGGTTCACAAGTAGTTTTTTATACTTCAATTTTATCAAAAGGAACAAAAGATTCCATTTCTATATTAAATCAAATTTATCAAAAAAAATACGGCTTAGATGCTGTTTTATTAGCTTCTACTAAAGATGAATTGAAAAAAGCCTTAGAAGAAGTACAATTTGTAGAAGGTTCACGTTTTACGTTTAATGAAGATGAGGGAAGAAAAAGAGAACTCTTTGCTATTAGACTTTCACATATTGTAGGAAATGAGGACTTAGGTGAAGTTACCACCGGTGAGCATGTGCATTATGGACAAGTAAAAGTAAATGCTGATAATTGTACTTTATGTTTAGTATGTGTGGGCTCTTGTAATGTAGATGCCCTTCAAGCAGATGCCAGTGATAATACATTAAGAATTAATCCTTCTTTATGTACTTCTTGTGGTTATTGTGAAGTTTCCTGTCCTGAGAGTGATTGTTTAACAATTGAGAGAGATGTCATTAAACTACAACCTGCTTGGTTTAAAGAAAGTATTCTTGCTCAAGATGAACTCTTTGCTTGTGTTGAATGTGGGGTTGATTTCGCAACCGTTAAATCAGTTGAAAAAATAGCTGCAATTATGGGACCTAAATTTGCCCACGATCCAGTAAAAGAGAGAAGTTTATACTGCTGTACAGATTGTAAACCAAAAATCATGATGCAAAGCTTCTATGATAAAAATAAAGGAGCATCCCATGCAAAACAATAA
- a CDS encoding molecular chaperone TorD family protein, whose translation MQNNNSINKARALYYNLFANFFVASKESKNYFELLSLVNTLKENPIDKGSGSALENISLLLDPSSNITLLQEFDDLFHSPMSKKIRQTASYYDEGVESGKKRVEMIQFIAKTKIRRDEKSYFEYEDSIGFIFSALAFLSNEIAQGQKEYENTVHCIFESILNEFIDDLAKDIYEHENALIYKELMVVLHSFLEFERLYLDVSIHIRKAKFRKVAPSEKILSEDEIKRRARNKALREKNPKDEEETKDIAYDVEVDI comes from the coding sequence ATGCAAAACAATAACAGTATTAATAAAGCAAGAGCGCTTTATTACAATTTATTTGCCAACTTTTTTGTGGCATCAAAAGAAAGTAAAAATTATTTTGAACTTTTATCTTTAGTGAATACTTTAAAAGAAAATCCAATTGATAAGGGTTCAGGAAGTGCTTTAGAGAATATATCTCTTTTATTAGATCCAAGTTCTAATATTACATTGTTACAAGAATTTGATGATTTATTTCATTCTCCTATGAGTAAAAAAATAAGACAAACGGCTTCTTATTATGATGAAGGGGTTGAATCGGGTAAAAAAAGAGTTGAAATGATTCAATTTATTGCCAAAACAAAAATAAGAAGAGATGAAAAATCTTATTTTGAATATGAAGACTCCATTGGTTTTATTTTTTCAGCTTTGGCTTTTTTAAGCAATGAAATTGCTCAAGGTCAAAAAGAATATGAAAATACAGTGCATTGTATTTTTGAATCTATTTTAAATGAATTTATTGATGATCTTGCTAAAGATATATATGAACATGAAAATGCTCTTATTTATAAAGAGCTGATGGTTGTTTTACATTCTTTTTTAGAATTTGAACGCTTATATTTAGATGTCTCTATTCATATAAGAAAAGCAAAATTTAGAAAAGTAGCACCAAGTGAAAAAATCTTAAGCGAAGATGAAATAAAAAGACGCGCACGTAATAAAGCATTAAGAGAAAAAAATCCAAAAGATGAAGAAGAAACAAAAGACATTGCTTATGATGTAGAAGTAGATATTTAA
- a CDS encoding Tat pathway signal protein, which yields MQKSRREFAKTAALITAGAAVAGTTVMAATNKGASVQDANNNGVVVGSSRKKEILYKKTAAWEEFYKFAK from the coding sequence ATGCAAAAAAGCAGAAGAGAGTTCGCAAAAACTGCTGCATTGATTACTGCTGGAGCTGCTGTTGCAGGTACTACAGTTATGGCTGCTACAAATAAGGGAGCATCGGTTCAAGATGCTAATAATAATGGTGTTGTTGTAGGTAGTTCTAGAAAAAAAGAAATACTCTACAAGAAAACAGCGGCTTGGGAAGAATTCTACAAGTTCGCAAAATAG
- a CDS encoding molybdopterin-dependent oxidoreductase, with amino-acid sequence MSANTYEALNAKVGRRSFLKMSAVAAAFGVTNSFASTNATRAATQEEIKNPFPGSKLIKTICTACSVGCGVIAEVQNGVWVRQEVAQDHPISLGGHCCKGADMIDMVRSEVRLKHPMVKQNGKWKRISWDEAMKGIASKLENLRQTSGPDSTMFLGSAKFGTEQAYYFRKLAAMFGTNNIDHQARI; translated from the coding sequence ATGTCAGCAAATACATATGAAGCTCTAAATGCAAAAGTGGGAAGACGTTCATTTTTAAAAATGAGTGCCGTTGCCGCAGCATTTGGAGTTACTAATTCTTTTGCTAGTACTAACGCAACAAGAGCTGCAACACAAGAAGAGATTAAAAATCCTTTTCCTGGGTCCAAATTAATTAAAACAATTTGTACCGCATGTTCAGTAGGGTGTGGAGTAATAGCAGAAGTTCAAAATGGAGTGTGGGTTAGACAAGAAGTAGCCCAAGATCATCCAATTTCACTTGGTGGTCACTGTTGTAAGGGTGCGGATATGATTGATATGGTTCGATCAGAAGTAAGACTTAAGCACCCAATGGTAAAACAAAATGGAAAATGGAAAAGAATTTCTTGGGATGAAGCAATGAAAGGTATTGCCTCTAAACTTGAAAATCTTAGACAAACATCGGGACCTGATTCAACAATGTTTTTAGGCTCAGCAAAATTTGGTACAGAACAAGCATATTATTTTAGAAAATTAGCTGCAATGTTTGGTACAAATAATATAGATCACCAAGCTAGAATTTGA
- a CDS encoding formate dehydrogenase subunit alpha: MTNSLGDIQNAKAIIIFGANPAVNHPVGFQHFLKAKERNNAKIIVVDPRFTKTAAKADYYAQIRPGTDIPFMYGMLNIIFENGWHDEGFINDRVYGMKDVMKEAKNWPLDKVADVTGVDASLILQITKLYANNSPGTLIWAMGLTQHSNGSSNTRLAPILQLALGNLGIEGGGTNILRGHDNVQGATDMCCLSHTLPGYYGLSDGSWKYFAKSWGVDYEWLKGRFKDPSWMNKKGFTLSRWWSGVLAGNPGEDAIHNAGTNLKAIFVMGNGITSTAQTKKVKEALDNLELAVFCDPFVNEGAIITDKQNDVYILPAATQFETSGSVTATNRAAQWRSEVIKPMYESKTDQDIMFLLAKELGFYDELTAGMKIKENKKDFKWPEDATDEIARIIKTIGLTGWTAKRLKAHQENWHMFDEVSGRGYGPMKGEYYGLPWPCWTESHSGSPILYNINRSVKDGGMGFRNRFGLEHDGEDLLAGVGSAPKGSANKDGYPEITRDNIEEVLGIKLSEAEKKAIGKNWKVDTSNIIAKKCMEQGMAPYGNAKARAKVWTFADPIPLHREPLHSPRPDLVAKYPSFADKKNHYRVDTRYTSEQTKENWAEKFPINLVTGRLVNLNGAGMENRASKYLAKLSPDMFCDINPDLAAEHGIRDGSMMWIHSPQGTKIKVKAKYSHSVSSDRIFIPIHFAGVMEGVDLSHKYPEGTAPYAIGESANTVTNYGYDIVTQIPETKGGLCRIESA, translated from the coding sequence ATGACAAATTCTTTAGGGGATATACAAAACGCAAAAGCTATTATTATATTTGGAGCAAATCCTGCGGTTAATCACCCAGTTGGATTCCAACATTTTTTAAAAGCAAAAGAGAGAAATAATGCAAAAATAATTGTAGTAGATCCTAGGTTTACTAAAACAGCTGCAAAAGCGGATTATTATGCACAAATCAGACCAGGTACTGATATTCCTTTTATGTATGGAATGTTAAATATTATTTTTGAAAATGGTTGGCATGATGAAGGTTTTATAAACGATCGTGTTTATGGAATGAAAGATGTAATGAAAGAAGCCAAAAATTGGCCACTTGATAAAGTTGCTGATGTAACGGGTGTTGATGCTTCTTTAATTTTACAAATTACAAAACTTTATGCTAATAATTCTCCTGGAACATTAATTTGGGCTATGGGATTAACGCAACATTCAAATGGTTCTTCTAATACTAGACTTGCTCCTATTTTGCAACTTGCTTTAGGAAATTTAGGTATTGAAGGTGGAGGTACTAATATTTTAAGAGGTCATGATAATGTTCAAGGGGCTACTGATATGTGTTGTTTATCACATACTTTACCTGGATATTATGGTTTAAGTGACGGTTCTTGGAAATATTTTGCTAAATCATGGGGTGTTGATTACGAATGGTTAAAAGGAAGATTTAAAGATCCTTCTTGGATGAATAAAAAAGGGTTTACACTTTCACGTTGGTGGTCAGGAGTTCTAGCTGGAAATCCAGGCGAAGATGCTATTCATAATGCAGGTACAAATTTAAAAGCTATTTTTGTTATGGGAAATGGAATTACATCTACTGCTCAAACAAAAAAAGTAAAAGAAGCTTTAGACAATCTTGAATTGGCTGTATTTTGTGATCCTTTTGTAAATGAAGGTGCCATTATTACAGACAAACAAAATGATGTTTATATTTTACCAGCTGCTACGCAGTTTGAAACTTCTGGAAGTGTAACTGCTACTAATAGAGCAGCACAGTGGAGAAGTGAAGTTATAAAACCTATGTATGAATCTAAAACGGATCAAGACATTATGTTTTTATTGGCAAAAGAACTTGGATTTTATGATGAATTAACTGCCGGTATGAAGATAAAAGAAAATAAAAAAGACTTTAAATGGCCAGAAGATGCAACAGATGAAATTGCAAGAATCATTAAAACTATTGGTTTAACAGGATGGACTGCTAAAAGATTAAAAGCACACCAAGAGAACTGGCATATGTTTGATGAAGTATCTGGACGTGGATATGGACCTATGAAGGGCGAATACTACGGTTTACCTTGGCCTTGTTGGACTGAATCACATTCTGGAAGCCCAATTTTATACAATATTAACAGATCTGTTAAAGATGGTGGAATGGGATTTAGAAACAGATTTGGACTTGAGCATGATGGCGAAGATTTATTAGCCGGTGTGGGATCTGCTCCTAAAGGCTCTGCAAATAAAGATGGATACCCAGAAATCACAAGAGACAATATCGAAGAAGTCTTAGGTATTAAATTAAGTGAAGCAGAGAAAAAAGCAATTGGTAAAAACTGGAAAGTTGATACTTCAAATATTATTGCTAAAAAATGTATGGAACAAGGAATGGCTCCTTATGGAAATGCGAAAGCAAGAGCCAAAGTATGGACCTTTGCTGATCCAATTCCACTTCATAGAGAACCTCTTCATTCTCCAAGACCGGATCTTGTTGCTAAGTATCCAAGTTTTGCAGATAAAAAGAATCACTATAGAGTAGATACAAGATATACCTCAGAGCAAACAAAAGAAAATTGGGCTGAAAAATTTCCTATTAACTTAGTTACTGGACGCTTGGTAAATCTAAATGGAGCAGGGATGGAAAACAGAGCAAGTAAATATCTTGCTAAATTAAGTCCTGATATGTTTTGTGATATTAATCCTGATTTAGCGGCAGAGCATGGCATTAGAGATGGTTCAATGATGTGGATTCATTCCCCTCAAGGAACTAAAATTAAAGTCAAAGCGAAATATTCGCACTCAGTATCAAGTGATAGAATTTTTATTCCTATTCATTTTGCAGGAGTTATGGAAGGTGTGGATCTTTCTCATAAGTATCCAGAAGGAACAGCACCTTATGCGATTGGGGAAAGTGCTAATACTGTTACTAACTACGGTTATGACATTGTTACTCAAATACCTGAAACAAAAGGTGGCTTGTGCCGAATTGAAAGCGCTTAG